Genomic DNA from Terriglobales bacterium:
CGGTGCGCATCCGCGGCATGGGCTTCCGCGTGGGCACCGAGGTCGAGATCGCGGGCGCGCCCGCGCCCTTGCTGGAGTTCGGGCCCAACCAGATCCTGGTCAGCACGCCCGCGCTCAGCGACGGAGCGCAGAGCATCACCCTGCGCGATCCCGAGACCGGTGCGGTGGCGGAGATGAGCGGCGCGCTGACCTACGGCGCCGGCGCCGGCGACCTCGCTCTCTTCCTCACCAGCAACGGCAACACTCCGGTGGGCGGCCAAGCCGCCAACCCGGTGCGCGTGCGCGTGACCCAGGCGGACGGCGCGACGCCCGTCCCCGGCGCCACCGTCACGCTCTCGGCCACGCCTTCCGGCTCCCTCTTCTCCGCCTGCGGCGGCGTGACCTGCCGCCTGGTCACCGACCAGACCGGCGAGGTCTCTTCCCTGCTCACGGTGAAGAGCGCGGGAGCCATCACGCTGCGCGCCACCCTGGCCACAGGAGCCTATGCCACCAGCACGCTCAGCGGCACGCTTTCCAGCCTCTCCATCTCCGCGCTCGGCCCCTCCGCCTACGCCGCCACCAATGCGGCCGTCACCTGGCCGCTGCGGGTGCGGGTGCTCAACAGCAGTGGCGCGCCGGCCGCCGGCCAGCAGGTGCGCTACTCGTTCCTGACGGGCTCCGGAACCCTCGATCACAGCATCGTCACCACCAACGCCGCCGGCGAAGCCAGCAGCACGCTGACGGTCGCGAGCCTCAGCACGCGCACGCAGGTGGCCGCGTGCATCTATCCCGCGGGCACGCCCTGCACCCAGTTCGTGCTGTTGCCGGTGGCGGATGCCGGCATCGAGGTGCAGAAGATCGCGGGCGAGGGCCAGATCGTGACCGTGGGCCAGAGCTTCCAGACGCTGGTGGTGCGGGTGACGGACTCGTCTTCCCCGGCGAACCCGGTGCGGCGCGCCACGGTGCGCTTCGAGGTGACCGCGATGCGCTGGGAGCCGCCGCCTCCGCCGCCGCCCCCGGGCGACGGCGGCACTGGCGGCCGGCCGGTTCTTCGCATCCCGGTGGCGGGCTGGACCGCGACCGCGATCTCCGACGACAACGGCGTGGCCACGCTGCCCATCGCCTTCTCCGCCTCGCAGGGCGCGGTGGAGGTCAGCGTGCGCGCCAGCGCGGGCGCGGGCGAAGCCTGGTTCACGCTGCAGGCGCTCTGGCCGCCACCGCAGAAACAGTAGTTAGTAATCTGGAGTTGGGAGTTAGCGGGAGCCCACTTCGGCGGGTGTCATCCTTCGCGAGGCGAAGCCGAGCGGAGGATCTGACGAGGTCGCCGGCGCGACCCGTGCGGTGGCGCAGGGGCTGTCGCCAGATCCTCCCGCCTCCCTCCGGTCGGCGGAAGGATGACACTTCGCGATGATCGCGGCGACCCCGCCGATCTCCCGATCACCCGATTATTTCTTCGTCCACTGGTCCACCCAGGCCTCCTCGGTCTGCCACCACAGGCGGCTGTTCTGCGGCTTGAGCACCCAGTGGCCCTCGTCGGGGAAGTAGAGCATCTTCGATGGCACGCCCAGCCGCTGCAAGGTGGTGAAGAGCTGGAAGCCCTCGCTCACGTCGAGGCGGTAGTCGCGCTGCGAGTGGATGACCAGAGTGGGCGTCTTGAAGTTGGCGGCGTACTGGTGCGGCGACCACTTCTGGTAGAGGGCGCGGTTGGTCCAAGGCATGCCCTTGAACTCCCACTCGTTGAACCAGAGTTCTTCGGTCGAGCCCCAGGCGGAGTCGGCGTTGAACATGCCGTCGTGCGAGACGATGCACTTGAAGTGCGTGGTGTGCCCCAGCATCCAGTTCATCATGTAGCCGCCGTAGCTGGCGCCCAGCGCGCACTCGCGGTTCTTGTCCAGGAAGGGGTAGGTCTTCTCGGCGTAGTCCAGGCCCATCATCAGGTCCTGGTAGACGCGGCCGCCCCAGTCGCCGTTGATGTCGTCGATGAACTGCTGGCCGTAGCCGGTCGAGCCGCGCGGGTTGATCATGACGACCACGTAGCCGGAGGCGGCGAACAGTTCCGGGTTCCAGCGGTAGGACCAGGAGTCGCCCCAGGCACCCTGCGGCCCGCCGTGCACGAGGAACTTGACGGGATATTTCTTGGCGGGATCGAAGTTGGGCGGCTTGACCAGGAAGCCCTCGACCTTCTTCTGCTCCGCCCCCGTGAACCAGAAAGGCTCGAGCGGCTGCATCTGGACCTGGGCGAGGACGGCGTCGTTGAGGTGGGTGAGCCGATGGGCGCTATGACGAGCGCAACGGCCACGGCACGGGGTAACTGTCGTCAGGTCCGCGAAGAAGACCTCGCTCGGCGCCTGCACGGAGACTTGGCTGAACAACAAGGTCTTCCCGTCTGGCGATACAGACAGTTCGTCGTTCGAACCCCAGGTCAACTCCTCAACGGTCGGGGCGCACTTCCCTGGCGTCGGACACACCGATATCACGGCCTGGTAGATAGGTGAGTCGCCCTTGTCTTCCGCGCTGAAGTAAAGGCTCTTCGAGTCCGGCGCCCACACAAACGTTCCCACCCAGCGGTCGAAGTTCTCGGTCAGGTTGGCGATCTTGCCGGTGGCGCGCTCGTAGAGCATCAGGCGGAAGCGGTCGCTCTCGTAGCCGGGGCGCTGCTGCCCGAGATAGGCGATGTACTTGCCGTCCGGCGAGTAGAGCGGCCCCGAGTCCGAAGCCTTGTTGGCGGCGGTGATGTCCTTGGGCTCGCCGCCGTTCACGCTCACCAGCCACAGGTCGTTGTTGGTGCTGTCGGCGGGCATGGCATCGTGGTTGGAGACGAAGCAGATCTCCTGCCCGTCGGGGGAGAAGGCGTAGCCGTCGGGCCCGCCCAGGGAGAACACCGGCGTCTCGAAGGCGCCGGGAGTGAGGTCGCGGGCCGCACCCGTGGGCGCGCCGTCCGCCGCGACCGGCTGCACGAAGATGTGGCTGTACTTGCCGCCCAGATATGCGTTCCAGTGGCGGAAGAGGAGGTGGGTCCAGATCTGCGCCTTCACCGGCGACTTGGCGGCAGCCTCATCGCGCTGCTGGTTGCAGGCGTCGTCCGCGCAGTCGGGATAGACCGAGGAGGTGAACAGGATGTGCTTGCCGTCGGGCGACCAGAGTTCGCCATCGGCCTCGGTGGAGATGGTGGTCACCTGGCGTGGCGCACCGGTGACCGCGCCGCTGGCGCCGTCGAAGTCGGCCACCCAAACCTGCTCGGCGCCGCCCTTCGAGGAGAGGAAGGCGAAGTGCTTGCCATCGGGCGACCAGCGGCCGCGGCTCTCGCCGCTGTCGGAGGTGATCTGCCGCGATTCGCCCCCGGCCACCGGCACCACCCACAGGTGCGGGGTGCGCGTGTTCTTCTCCAGGTTGACGTCCACGGCGGAGAAGAGCACCCACTTGCCGTCGGGCGAGACCTGGGGATCGCCCACGCGCTTGAGCGCCATCATGTCTTCGAAGGTGAAGGGCCGCTTGGCCTGGGCCAGGGCGAAGGAGGAGAGCAGAAGGACGAACAGCAGGCTACGACGGAGCATGGGAGCCTCCTGGGAACAGCCTAGTGTAAATGATTGGCTCTCCGGTTTTGATCCCGAGCGAAGCGAGGGACCCCTATCGTGCCCCAATGCTTCCTCTGGCCATAGGGCTCCCTCGCTCCGCTCGGGATGTAGAAGCAAGCAGCACCCCGGCAACCCGGCAGGCCCCACGGCATCTATAATTGAAGGGATTCCCATGAGACCCAGACTGCCCCGCATCCTTCTCTCGCTCGTAGTGCTGGCGCTGTGTGCGCCGGCGCGGGCGCAGCGCGGCGAGGGGCCGCTCGACTCCGCGCAGCCCAAGAACATCACCCCCGACGAGATCATCCGCCGCTTCGCCGCCAAGGAAAAAGAGTTCAAGGAAGCGCGCGAGAACTACACCTACACCCAGAGCGTGACGGTGCAGACCCTGGAGGGCGACACGGTGGACGGCGAGTTCCACCAGGTGGTGGACATCACCTACGACGACAAGGGCCGGCGGGTGGAGAACGTCACCTTCGCCCCCCAGCCCACCCTGCAGCGCATTGCCATGTCGCCGGAGGACTTCCAGGACATCGAGCGCCTCATGCCCTTCGTGCTCACCACGGAAGAGATCCCCGACTACAACATCACCTACGCGGGCCAGCAGCAGGAAGACGAACTGGGCACCTACGTCTTCGACATCTCGCCCAAGCAGATGGAGAAGAACCGGCGCTACTTCCAGGGGCGCATCTGGGTGGACAACCAGGACTTCCAGATCGTGAAGACCTACGGCAAGAGCGTCCCCGACATCCACAAGGGCAACGAGAACCTCTTCCCCAAGTTCGAGACCTACCGCGAAGAGGTGGACGGCCACTACTGGTTCCCCACCTACACCATGGCCGACGACGTGCTCCACTTCAAGGACCAGGACGTGCACATCCGCGAGACCGTGCGCTACGAGAACTACAAGCGCTTCGGCTCCAAGACCCGCATCATCTATGAGGGCAAGGAAGTGCCGAAGGCGCCGGGGACCGGCACGCAGCCGCAGGGACAGCAGCCTCCGCCGACGCCGCCGACGCCGAAGTAGTTTGGAGCTGGTAGTTAGGAGTCAGCCGGATCGCGGCGAGTGTCATCCTTCGCGAGGCGAAGCCGAGCGGAGGATCTGACGACGTCGCCTGCACCACCGTCGCGGCGGCGTCAACGCCCTCGCCAGATCCTCCCGCCTCCCTGCAGTCGGCGGAAGGATGACATCCTGGTGAAGCTCGGGCGTCGTTTCAGATCACCCGATCGCCAGATCCCCCGATCAGTAGAAGAGGTACTTCCGCCACTTGGCGTCGGAGCGGCCGATG
This window encodes:
- a CDS encoding S9 family peptidase; its protein translation is MLRRSLLFVLLLSSFALAQAKRPFTFEDMMALKRVGDPQVSPDGKWVLFSAVDVNLEKNTRTPHLWVVPVAGGESRQITSDSGESRGRWSPDGKHFAFLSSKGGAEQVWVADFDGASGAVTGAPRQVTTISTEADGELWSPDGKHILFTSSVYPDCADDACNQQRDEAAAKSPVKAQIWTHLLFRHWNAYLGGKYSHIFVQPVAADGAPTGAARDLTPGAFETPVFSLGGPDGYAFSPDGQEICFVSNHDAMPADSTNNDLWLVSVNGGEPKDITAANKASDSGPLYSPDGKYIAYLGQQRPGYESDRFRLMLYERATGKIANLTENFDRWVGTFVWAPDSKSLYFSAEDKGDSPIYQAVISVCPTPGKCAPTVEELTWGSNDELSVSPDGKTLLFSQVSVQAPSEVFFADLTTVTPCRGRCARHSAHRLTHLNDAVLAQVQMQPLEPFWFTGAEQKKVEGFLVKPPNFDPAKKYPVKFLVHGGPQGAWGDSWSYRWNPELFAASGYVVVMINPRGSTGYGQQFIDDINGDWGGRVYQDLMMGLDYAEKTYPFLDKNRECALGASYGGYMMNWMLGHTTHFKCIVSHDGMFNADSAWGSTEELWFNEWEFKGMPWTNRALYQKWSPHQYAANFKTPTLVIHSQRDYRLDVSEGFQLFTTLQRLGVPSKMLYFPDEGHWVLKPQNSRLWWQTEEAWVDQWTKK